The following is a genomic window from Candidatus Methylomirabilota bacterium.
CGATGAACGATCTCGGCCTCGGCTGTCAAGCTTCCCCGGTCGGTGTTGCGGAGCAGGTTCGCCGAGAGCTGCAGGGTCAGCGGGAAGAGCTCCGGCCGGAGCTCCGCCGACGGGTTCGTCGCCCACATCGCCGCCGCCGTCGCGGTCTCGTCCGCGAACGCCACGATCGCCCCGGCGTGGAAGCGGCCGGTGAGCTGGGTGAGCTCGCGCTTCCAGTCGAGCCGGGCGACGGCGCGGCCCTCGCCGACGGAGACGAAGCGCGTGCCGTGCGCCTCGAGCATCGTGCCGCGGCTCCACTCGGTGTTGAGCCGCTCCACGAATTGCGCCGCCGTGATCATCCGGTCACCTCCCGCGGAACTCGTGATAGACGTTGCGACCGCGCGTCTCGCGCAGCGTGAAGCTCACGAGCGCCGCGGCGAGCGCGAGCGCCGCGCACGCCGCGAACGCGGACGCGTACGCCTCTACAGGGTACACGCGCGAGCCCCCCGAGAGGGCGCCGGCCCAGCGGGCGTCGAGCACCGCGCCGATCGGCCCCTGCGTGAGCGCGGCGCCGAGGAAGCCGCCGAGGTTCACGACGGCGACCGCGATGCCGGCCAGGTGCGGCGGGTTCACCTCCCGGCCGATCGGCCACGTGAGGACGAACGCGCCGCCGACCGCGCCCATCGCGAGGAAGAGCGCCCCGAGACCGCCGAGCGGCAGCCGGCCGAGCGTCGCGACGAAGATGGTCCAGAGGGCGACGCTCGCCCAGGCGAGCGCGACGAACGGCAGCTTCCGGCGGCGCAGCACACGGTCGGACAGGAAGCCGGTCAGCGGCGCCGAGACGAGCAGGGGCAGCGTCGGCGCCGCGGCATAGAACGCCGCGCGCTCGGCGGAGAGGCCATAGACGTCGCGGAGGCAGGGCACGACCCAGAGCGACAGGTTGCCGAAGGCCGAGTACAGGCAG
Proteins encoded in this region:
- a CDS encoding PaaI family thioesterase, which produces MITAAQFVERLNTEWSRGTMLEAHGTRFVSVGEGRAVARLDWKRELTQLTGRFHAGAIVAFADETATAAAMWATNPSAELRPELFPLTLQLSANLLRNTDRGSLTAEAEIVHRGRNTLVVEVKVVDDRQRLIAKLVATQLAPATPPATAPAAPPGR